The following DNA comes from Labrus mixtus chromosome 8, fLabMix1.1, whole genome shotgun sequence.
cCCAGcctaaaacaaaacttttgtgcaggtctgccatttatattcttgctacagaggagtgatgtctactgggaaaactcagggggggagggtcattgcatttaaagagacacacacaccaaaacagagcgctctgagagagctggtttatacagggtcacaaacctccactggtgcttgattcatgttatattttgaccaaagcacagcacagatgtttcatttagaccataGAGGACTGTTTGACAATatagaaaaggggtataatatgtcctctttaaatgtcactttaacATTGCCTCTTCATCTATTATGCCACTATACCTGTTTTAGTCACTTTAGTCACTTTAAATTGTTGTTACTGGTTCAACTGCTTTTCAGTGCACTTCAATATGTTAactaatttaactttttatagCTGCCTTCTTGTCATTGTATTTAATCTCAGATTCCTACATCTTAATTCTTAATTTTTTATTCTCTATTGTGTTATGTAGCATCACAGTCCTATAGAGGGAAAAATGTCATCTCACTGTGTACTTTGTGTATGGTTGAATTGATAATAAAGTGAACGTGAACTATAGCTGGGCTTATCACTACTTAGAATGCATGTAACAGTGCTGTGAACTTGTTACTGTAATGTCTCACAGTCGGGTTAAACATTGCCAAATTATTATCTTTTCTGTTCACCTCATTGCACTATTTCATCACTGCAACAAATCTACATTAAGCACCAATATATGTGTAAAGTGAGCTGTTTCGTTATCCGCTTATTCATTCTTCTATCCCATAGgctattttatacatttttctcaaCATTATTCATTGATATCTTATTTTTGCAGATTcaaaatataataacataaccacacaatgttttttttttaaataactgttcTTTGTCTTTCAAAAGTAAAAGTGCTCATAATGTATATTTCTAGTAATATTTTATTACCATACTTTTCTTCTTATAATaaattactgtaaatatgtttgttcttttactttttgctATTTTGCTGATTCTATTCCTCTATTTTTTAGCTTGATTGTAACAACCACATTTCCCCCACTGAGGGATCAAAACAAGTTTATCTTATAATATTCAAGTACCGGTAAtacataataaacataatcaTAGATAAGATGACAGTGAAACTACACATGGGCAGCTCGTCTGGTCTCTATCTATCTTAGGTCCCttggaggaagcagcagaggcgCTGATCCTGCAGCTGATCCTCCTCCGTCCTGCGCACTTTTCAAACCACGCTGATGTTCCTGAACGTCCTACGTCACTCCGGCTCCTCCCCCTCCGGCTCCTCCCCCTCCGGCTCCAGCAGCGTGCGCTCAATATTTTGTAACATGTCAGTTTTAAAGTTGACGCCGGTGGTGTCTGTCTTCATTTGTCACAGCGTCTGAAAACGCTCCAGTCTCAATGAACAAATAGTGAAATCTCTTCTTTCTGACACAGTAAGACTTCGTTTCTTTCAGATGACTCAGGTTAGCTCGGTGGCTAAATAGCTTGCTAATGTAGCGGTAGCTGTTTGACCCCATGGTTTGAAGAACGCTATCAGGTTggctttattatttatattagtCAGCTGCTTATCAAAGTGTCATGTTGTATATAAAGACTATTAGCTATCTTATACTGGGGCCCAAGGTCAGTAAAGGGAAGAGACAGAGAATTGAACTTtgactttattacatttttgtagtttaatgaattcaaaaacacaatataactTTGTTATGTTTAACTGTAGTTAATGACTTCAGTGATTCATTTATTGGGTAAACATTTACTCATACAAACcctactgtgtgtgtatttacagtttatggtcCAGACtcaaaaaatgtcttaaaatagTTAACGAGGAAAACCCAAAGACTAAAATAGTTACTTATTTATGTGGAAAAAAGGGATATAATACTAGATACACTAGCTTTATTATTCTCTGTAACTTATTTATGGATGCATTTTTCTATAAAATGTGAACAGAGTGAAAACTACCTGTAAATTATTCTTCAGTATCTTAAAGTGATGTTCTCAGAATTGCTTGttttgaccatagactgtagatatTAAGGGTTTGACTGACCAGCAGTTCCACAGTGtaaaacatttagagaaatagAGCAGCAGCAAAAGCTCTTTATTAAGATGGAACCGGATAACGTTTGGCAATTTGCCTTTTCAGGTGACTTTACAATTATACAGCCACCTTGCAGCTGGCTCTTGCTTTTCTTGCAACTCCAACAATTAATTATCTAGCATACAAagggatatttttttattatttctcagactcattgattgtttttttaatttttttttatctcaaatatcttttgataaatgtttctgtgttgctttccttgcagaatggaGAATCTAGAGTCCAGTTCATCATCAGGCGCCGTGGTAGTCCCAGACAGAGGCATGGCACAGTCCTCAGCGTCCTCTGGTCAGCTGTTCGAGTCAGCCAGGCCCACCAAGCACAGGGAGCACCCGTCCAAGTCACCAAGGAGACGTAGGAAGGGCACCAAGTCGCAGCGACAGGGGGGCGGTCATGAACAGCTGCTGGGGGAGATCGAGCGACGGAGGTTGCCAGGCCAACATGAGCATTTGGAGCCCTCTGGCTCGGCCAGCGACACAGCAGAAAGCTCTCCTAAGAGGTTTGCCTTGCAGGTTGCCAGCTGGTCTGCCATGCCACTGTTGCCCCTGACATGAGGTGATAGAGTCTTGACTTGCtgcctcttttttccccctatcCTCACAGGAGAGCACACTTTCTACATGGGCCGTACCCAGCCACTCACTTCGGACCCAAAGCCTGTATTCTTCCCAACCCAACTTCAGTCATGTAAGCGTGAAATAGTCGAACTTTGTGTGTACAGACTTGACTTTGTTTGTGATTGAGGCCGTTGACACAGAAAAGCTTGTGTAACCGCGTTAGATAAGATAAAAACGTGCATGCTGTGATTGGATGGGACTTAAAATGGGATGGGTAACAGAACAGACTACAAGATGCGTAATTTCACTCATGAGTGTTTCCTTGGACTTGATCTGAAAACGCACACAGAATGCCTGTTGTCCGCTAcgaaaaggaggagggagacaaacggtaaagaggaggaagaacttttttttctgatatttggAGTTTGGACCTCACTCCTTCACTAGTGTCACAACAGTTAACAAATGACAGCAGCTTTTAGTGAGAATAATCTAATCTACACTTTGTTTTTTGAGATGAGGTAAGGCATGTTTATCTGAACTAAAGTTAGGAGATAATGTCAGTCTGCGTTTTGAGAGTCTTGTTCACCATGtatttgtctgtttctgtgtttctctcagtATTggaaatgtgtgcgtgtgtgtttgataattaacttgtgtctctgtttctgtgtctcaggCACATCCAGGACCCAGCAAGCCAGCGGCTCACCTGGAATAAACCACCTGTCAATGTGCTCGTCATCAGGAAAATCAGAGATGAAAGCCTCGTCGAGCCTTTTaaggagctctgcaggtttctAGTGGAGGTAGGACATCGCAGGAtttgttattatattatgttgTGTAACAGTACAGTGTGATCAAGGATGCTGACAAAATACAATAGAGAAACCAGATTTGGAGTGTTTTTGTCGTCTTGAGCCTTCTACTGAAAATCAGAGACCGTCTGTTGTGTGTTCAATACACACTGCCAAACTTTTTCAGAAGAGTTGTAAGGATGTTTTTTCACCCTGATACTTCCTCAACAAATGATCACAATATTTAATCAAAACGTGTGATACGTCTCATGTGTCAAGGTCGTTTTTGTCAGGCATAAGAAAAGGAGTGAAAACAGTAAAACTGCATCAAAAACCACAAAGTGGACTGAGGTGATCATAAAAAGTTCAATATTTACCTTcatcagacacatttaaagttGGACAATCGTTTTTTCGGTAAGAAATATAGACATTTTATCGAAAGTCAGTGAGCCATTGTTTGAGGTTTCTGCAGGCCTCAAAAATACTGACAAAGTttttattctgtaaaaaaaaaaagacagtaatAACTAAAACCTCAGCGATTAATCGACTGGCctataatatcggccgatattagcttatcaAGTGAGTATCGTATCGGCTAATTTTGTCGCAGTTATGCATTTTAGCCGTTCACAGGCGGATACTGGACAAGCAGGGAAATCGTTTTTTATTGTCAGTATATTAACTTTATTAAATTGGATCGCCAGTTCAAATGATTTCCATAAGAGAGTTTTGTCTCACTGAGGCATGTTGTCGAACACTGAAGTCAAGGAACAGACTGAAACATTTGTGTCTCTGAAGGGCGCCAAGAAACGAATAAGAGAAGAGGAAATGAGACAGATGTGTAGTGTAGCAGGCCGGTCTCATGCAGGAATCACACATGTATGGCATCGCTCTACTTTACTTCAGAAGGAGGACACTGGGaagtgcctgtgtgtttgtgctaatGTCACTtaagcatttgtgtgtgtgtgtgtgtatcaggagAAGCAGATGATGGTGTACGTGGAGCGAAGGGTGGCAGACGACGCTACGCTATCCAAGGACGAGACGTTCGGCTCCATCCGCAATCAGCTCTGCACCTTCAGAGAGGGTGAGACTCCTGAGTGTCCGAACGCCTGCCACACgatgcagacacacaccaaGTCTGGTGTCATCTATTCAAATACATTTACTTCAAGAGTGAACCAGAGTACAAAATCTGATTTGAGTCTTCTCTACTGaactcagaggaaaatgttgctttgtttgtttcatgaatAGCTCACAGCTTTAcatcatttataataaaaaaacagaagacgCTTAActtactaataataataatacaaacatgGATGCCCTGTGCACTGCACTGTCAGTCCTCATGTCTTGGTGCAGGTGATGTCAGGAAACATCATCTTGACAGCAGATGAAcagatgagaagaagaagaataacttctttttattttattacatgctcactaaaaaaaacgtgtttagCCCGCAAGGCTTCTTTACAAATAATTCTGTTTATATAAAACAGTCAGAGTCTTGTTCaaactttttatgttttcagttcACCAACTGTGAAGAAGTTTTGCTTTTCTCTAAtcagacaaaacatttttttttttttaatgataagcTAAACAAAACATGATGTAGATATCAGtactgagtttagtttttgttatTGTGGTGTCATATCTCGCCAGttcaagtaaaacaaacaataccTCGATAAAGTAATGTACCTCATGTGCATGGTGTAACAaattacaaacatgaaaaatggtCCAGAAATGTATGGGCTGCATTCCATTAAATATTCTTATGAGCTGTTCGTTAGactatacaaaataaatgtagacCAAAGCATTAAAATACAGTATACCTAATATAATCACCCTCTTCACCTCTCATATACAAGCCAGCAagcttgtttgtcttttttgacCCACAATCCTCTGCACATCAGATGATATGTCACATCAGCTGAGCCGCTTGGAGAGCAAACATCACATATCTGTCACATTAATGCTgtagaaaatgttcagctttgtTTGGTCGTTGCTTCGTTGTGTTGTGTTGCCACTGCTCTGTTGGATATTCATCAGTTTCAAATCAGATTGCACTGGGCTTAGTTGAATTGGATATATTGCGTTGTTTATTTGCCTGCAGGCTATGATGATATCTCCGACTGCATAGACCTGATCATCTGTTTGGGGGGAGATGGGACTCTACTCTACGcctcctctctgtttcaggTAATTGCACTAGTATCAACTGATCACTGCAGACGGAATCAGCTGCAGTCAGACGTCTCGTACTAAATGAAATTACTTTAAAAGATATGCTGCAAGATGGCTCAgtgtttattcttttaaatcaaatattttaaatgatattaTTACAAGGAAGTTATATTGTATTTCCTCTTTGCAAATGTTTCCGTGTCgtgctttttgtttgattttcttttaagacactgaagtaaaaaaaaaaagcctttgatTTACCAGTGATGACTGAAAACAAGTAAAAAGGACTTTTCATGTCAGAGAATTGTGACACCTAGTTGGCCATCACATGCTGAATAGTCAGATTATGAAAcatcatttaaaggagcaatatgtaagatatctgctgaattaaatcataaaatgaccttactgtaTAATCACACagtaaggaaacatgctatgttgaagtgctggcctctctgtcaacaatgcagcagtcagtattaCCTCCTATAGGTTTAagtcctgaatggtctgtatttgttttgaccagagaaggtaggcgatttttaaagcctctgtatttttctaataagctccactaGCAGCAACGTGGTAAAACGATAAATACTGgcgatgcttttgaaaaatggagagaggttagatcAGAggaaggtttcaagaccgatgtaGAGCTGCTTAAACACTTCATTGTccgtgacatggcaacctgtgtgcacatcgactctagagaggaagGGGGCTGattatgactttatttgttCATAAGTGCTCTGATAAATGTCTATCAGGTATACCATAATGGATTTTTAACCAAATGTGTTGAGATTATCTTAGTTTGTATCATGAATAGTTCTGTCAATAGAAGAGTTTTACATACGGACTGTTTCCTTCCTGTAGGGCAGCGTCCCTCCTGTTATGGCGTTTCACCTCGGCTCTTTGGGTTTCCTGACCCCCTTCAAGTTTGAGTCCTACAAGACCGAAGTGGCCAAAGTGTTTGAAGGTAGACTGGAGCTTCAAGTGAAATACTATTCTGATGTTAACTTGTCGTCAAAGAAAATGGAAGTCACGTGTTTGCCTATGTTTGAacgtatatttgtgtgtttttttttaatttttttttttttaggcaacGCTGCCATCACTCTGCGCAGTCGTCTGAAGGTGAAGGTGGTGAAGGACATGCTTCATAGAGcaggccagcagcagcaggaacacaATGGACTCCTTCCTCATGGACACACCAACAATGAGGCCGGGAAGGTCACCCTGCAGCTACAGGTAGGAACAAGCAGTGCTTTTACTCTGCGCCTTTAAAGGAACAAGGAAAGGGCAGCAAGTGAGGCAGTTCTCTGAAGTTCAGCTAAGGAGGGTCAATTATTTGAGGTATGATGATAAGGAAGTTAAACGGCTATTTGGCTGTTTATTTACTTAAATACAGATTCAAGTTTCTCATCTTTCCTGTGtctgatcatttattttggtCTGTTGAACGTATGCACAAAAGATGCAGCGTCTTCTTGAAGCAGAAACTTTTCGAGGAGGGCCATGAACGGTTATAGCAACATGTGGACTTAAACTGTCTTTCCATCGTGTTACCAGAAAGGTCTCTGCTTCCAGGCAGCACTTCATGATGGTCCACAGATTATGGGATGTCACGGCTTGGTCAATAAGGAAACTCTTGGCTGGTTTTCCAGACCTGTGACAGAATGATCATCGTATTATCATTGTTTATAACTATTATAAATCACTTTCATAGATAATATAATGGCAAACAGCTGTACAAAGGAGGGTCTTCAGCTTTGATTTAAAAGACCTCAGAGATTTAgtagacctgcagttttctgggagtttgttccagatttTATCTTCACCGTCAAGTTCTAAAGACACAGATAACCTTTAGTCCTTAACAGATTGTCCACTTTAAAACAGACAGAGCTTGAAGTACATTTTTCAATGTCTGCTTTATTCGTTAATGTCAGATTTCAGAGTCACACAAGGATTAAATATGAACCTCAAGATACTTCTTTGTTGTCGTTCATCGTGTGTGAAAATTGTGTCTCAAATGACGTCATGTGTCTTAATCAGTTATTGGACTAATCTTTATGGTTTCCAGCGgcagtggaaacacaaacaggaatgtGTTTAAAGAGGGACTTTGAGTTCCCAGTTTCCTTCTGTAATTATTGCATTTATCTTAATTAATTACTGGTCACCCCCCTCACATGATGCTATAAGCCTGTAAGGACGTCAAAGgcttaaatgtttgtgtgtgtgtgtgaaccatTGTGTCATCCCTGGCATGTTCATACGtctgtacatgtgtttgttgCTCAGTGAGCCAGCtgggttgccatggtgacagtCATAATAAGTTTGCATATATTGGCGAAAAAAGTCAGACGTTTTCAAAGTTTTTCCAGAGCCTAGTTACTATGGCAACAGTGGCGTCAACAGGGCTGTACATGTTCAATGGTTATTAAATGAGCTTTGATGCGTTCGGTCTGAAACACTGTGTAACTAAACAACCTCATTGCTGCACGCACAAAcgaacgaacacacacacacacacacacacacacacacacacacacagacttacagaCAATTTGAGCTCACATTACATCACGTCTGCTGGACGGATGTTGAGCTCATCTGACATCAGTACATCTGGCAGTCATCCCTCGCTGCTGCAGCACGCTGTGATTGACTCAGGTGTGGAACATGATTTGTGTGCCGTTGGTCTGAACGCcagtctttctttctctgcatgtaGTTTCTTGCTGTGATGTTGGAGTGTTATGCTCTGTAAccctgtgtttgctgttttgcatttattttatttagcttcagattattattttttaaaataatttacatttttaacaattCCCTAAAGTACCTCACACTACGTTGTAGTAACCAGACggtgaactctgagttgttcaCTATCAGTGCAAAATAACACAACTTCATAAATGAAATTGTGGGGGAGCCATAACAGTTATGGTATTTCACCTGTAGGTGGCACTACAGTAACATGTAGATCAGTGACCTGGAGTCtttttaaaggaataatgtATACCCTATTAATAAATCTCAATACACATGTATGTTGCAGTTTTTCATGATGCTAACACACTAAGAAACCTAAGAAACCTTCCTCCCTTTTCAATAAACTGTAAACTCAATAAattcacatcatcatcagattTTACTGGCAAAATCAAACAATCACATCAAAACAGTTAATGTATCTGTGCTCAGCATCAAACACTGTTTTCACATCATACACACATGtcaacagaaaacacagcagtCAGGGACCGCTCGagaatttttaaaatgattttaaaatgaaaacgcttGCATGAACCTTTAGTGCACAGAAGAAAAGCACTGCGcgtccatcctgtctctatgacaacggcACCGAGTGACTGACACTGCTCCGTcgctttttactgcatgttgttTATTTGAGATAGTTGTTACTGCGGCAGACATGGAGAAAAGAGGATGTGGGAACCAGACGTGATCTGTGGGCGGTAAAAATatggggaatatcatacatttggaaaagagtgcTGTCTGCTCTTGGAAATGCTCTCTACTCatccaaaacatttgaaaaaagcgGTTGCGCTCAAAacaccaggtggacacggggcctaactGTAGAATTGTTGAAGGTTTTG
Coding sequences within:
- the nadkb gene encoding NAD kinase b isoform X1, which gives rise to MENLESSSSSGAVVVPDRGMAQSSASSGQLFESARPTKHREHPSKSPRRRRKGTKSQRQGGGHEQLLGEIERRRLPGQHEHLEPSGSASDTAESSPKRRAHFLHGPYPATHFGPKACILPNPTSVMHIQDPASQRLTWNKPPVNVLVIRKIRDESLVEPFKELCRFLVEEKQMMVYVERRVADDATLSKDETFGSIRNQLCTFREGYDDISDCIDLIICLGGDGTLLYASSLFQGSVPPVMAFHLGSLGFLTPFKFESYKTEVAKVFEGNAAITLRSRLKVKVVKDMLHRAGQQQQEHNGLLPHGHTNNEAGKVTLQLQVLNEVVVDRGPSSYLSNVDLYLDGRLITSVQGDGVIVSTPTGSTAYAAAAGASMIHPNVPAIMVTPICPHSLSFRPIVVPAGVELMITLSPDARNTAWVSFDGRKRQEIQHGDCIKITTSCYPVPSICCHDLVYDWFESLAQCLHWNVRKRQARLADVSDSSDTEN
- the nadkb gene encoding NAD kinase b isoform X3; the encoded protein is MPVVRYEKEEGDKRHIQDPASQRLTWNKPPVNVLVIRKIRDESLVEPFKELCRFLVEEKQMMVYVERRVADDATLSKDETFGSIRNQLCTFREGYDDISDCIDLIICLGGDGTLLYASSLFQGSVPPVMAFHLGSLGFLTPFKFESYKTEVAKVFEGNAAITLRSRLKVKVVKDMLHRAGQQQQEHNGLLPHGHTNNEAGKVTLQLQVLNEVVVDRGPSSYLSNVDLYLDGRLITSVQGDGVIVSTPTGSTAYAAAAGASMIHPNVPAIMVTPICPHSLSFRPIVVPAGVELMITLSPDARNTAWVSFDGRKRQEIQHGDCIKITTSCYPVPSICCHDLVYDWFESLAQCLHWNVRKRQARLADVSDSSDTEN
- the nadkb gene encoding NAD kinase b isoform X2 — encoded protein: MTAAFSENNLIYTLFFEMRHIQDPASQRLTWNKPPVNVLVIRKIRDESLVEPFKELCRFLVEEKQMMVYVERRVADDATLSKDETFGSIRNQLCTFREGYDDISDCIDLIICLGGDGTLLYASSLFQGSVPPVMAFHLGSLGFLTPFKFESYKTEVAKVFEGNAAITLRSRLKVKVVKDMLHRAGQQQQEHNGLLPHGHTNNEAGKVTLQLQVLNEVVVDRGPSSYLSNVDLYLDGRLITSVQGDGVIVSTPTGSTAYAAAAGASMIHPNVPAIMVTPICPHSLSFRPIVVPAGVELMITLSPDARNTAWVSFDGRKRQEIQHGDCIKITTSCYPVPSICCHDLVYDWFESLAQCLHWNVRKRQARLADVSDSSDTEN